From Actinomyces sp. oral taxon 171 str. F0337, one genomic window encodes:
- the modA gene encoding molybdate ABC transporter substrate-binding protein translates to MGISRRAAIAAVSLLSAVSLAACGGSASNSSTNAASGAASASGSGAPQKATGELKVLAAASLKASFTEIGTQLEKDNPGLHVTFDFQGSQTLVSSLSEGNAADVLATADEPTMNKAVEQKLVGERTEFATNVPTLIVPKGNPANVKGIDSSLDGAKLVVCVETAPCGNAAKELAKAYNVTLNPVSEEQKVTDVRTKVESGEADAGVVYKTDAVAAKDKVDEITIDNKGVVNHYPIAQTAKPSNPEAAQVFINAITSKPGQDILAKYGFGKPGDTGSASAGASSSAGGAATASTAAGAAPSQAATAEGTSATETDKPTAETTAP, encoded by the coding sequence TTGGGTATCTCCCGTCGCGCCGCCATCGCCGCCGTCAGTCTGCTCTCCGCCGTCTCCCTGGCCGCCTGCGGCGGCTCCGCCTCCAACAGCTCCACCAACGCCGCTTCGGGCGCCGCCTCCGCAAGCGGCTCAGGTGCCCCGCAGAAGGCCACCGGCGAGCTCAAGGTCCTGGCCGCCGCCTCCCTCAAGGCGTCCTTCACGGAGATCGGGACCCAGCTGGAGAAGGACAACCCCGGACTCCACGTCACCTTCGACTTCCAGGGCTCCCAGACCCTCGTCAGCTCGCTGTCCGAGGGCAACGCGGCCGACGTCCTGGCCACGGCCGACGAGCCCACCATGAACAAGGCCGTGGAGCAGAAGCTGGTCGGCGAGCGCACCGAGTTCGCCACCAACGTCCCGACCCTCATCGTGCCCAAGGGCAACCCCGCCAACGTCAAGGGCATTGACTCCTCACTCGACGGCGCCAAGCTCGTGGTCTGTGTGGAGACCGCCCCGTGCGGCAATGCCGCCAAGGAGCTGGCCAAGGCCTACAACGTCACTCTCAACCCGGTCTCCGAGGAGCAGAAGGTGACGGACGTGCGCACCAAGGTCGAGTCCGGTGAGGCCGACGCGGGCGTGGTCTACAAGACTGACGCCGTGGCCGCCAAGGACAAGGTCGATGAGATCACCATCGACAACAAGGGCGTCGTGAACCACTACCCGATCGCCCAGACCGCCAAGCCCTCCAACCCCGAGGCCGCTCAGGTCTTCATCAACGCCATCACCAGCAAACCCGGTCAGGACATCCTGGCCAAGTACGGTTTCGGGAAGCCCGGCGACACCGGTAGCGCAAGTGCCGGGGCGAGCTCCAGCGCCGGGGGCGCCGCTACGGCCAGCACCGCAGCCGGCGCCGCCCCGTCTCAGGCCGCGACCGCTGAGGGGACGTCCGCCACGGAGACGGACAAGCCCACTGCGGAGACGACTGCTCCGTGA
- the narI gene encoding respiratory nitrate reductase subunit gamma — translation MSPIQQNLMWVALPYASLVLLVAGMVWRWRTDQFGWTSRSSQWNESRILRLASPLFHLGFLMVMGGHVVGLLVPKDVTEMLGVSQHMYHLGATYLGTFAAILTIVGLVGLIYRRIVVKSVRLATTRNDVVMYCFLIVPVLLGTAATVLNQLSDAHGYDYRETISPWLRSVLVLQPRPELMADVPVSFKLHVIAGFLLLAIWPFTRLVHVVSAPVGYVTRPYVVYRSREGATSTARTSRGWTPVRTQGTGNQGVNDVTPSQGA, via the coding sequence ATGAGCCCGATTCAGCAGAACCTCATGTGGGTGGCCCTGCCCTACGCCAGCCTGGTGCTGCTGGTGGCAGGCATGGTCTGGCGGTGGCGCACCGACCAGTTCGGCTGGACCTCCCGCTCCTCGCAGTGGAACGAGTCCCGCATCCTGCGCCTGGCCTCCCCCCTGTTCCACCTGGGCTTCCTCATGGTGATGGGCGGTCACGTCGTCGGGCTCCTGGTGCCCAAGGACGTCACCGAGATGCTGGGCGTCTCCCAGCACATGTACCACCTGGGCGCCACCTACCTGGGAACCTTCGCGGCCATCCTGACGATCGTGGGCCTGGTCGGGCTCATCTACCGACGCATCGTCGTCAAGAGCGTGCGCCTGGCCACCACCCGCAACGACGTGGTCATGTACTGCTTCCTCATCGTCCCGGTCCTGCTGGGAACGGCCGCCACGGTCCTCAACCAGCTCTCCGACGCCCACGGCTACGACTACCGCGAGACGATCAGCCCCTGGCTGCGCTCGGTGCTGGTCCTCCAGCCGCGCCCCGAGCTCATGGCCGACGTGCCGGTCTCCTTCAAGCTCCACGTCATCGCGGGCTTCCTGCTCCTGGCGATCTGGCCCTTCACCCGCCTAGTCCACGTGGTCTCCGCGCCCGTGGGCTACGTGACCCGCCCCTACGTGGTCTACCGTTCACGCGAGGGGGCCACCTCCACTGCCCGGACCTCACGTGGCTGGACCCCGGTACGGACCCAGGGCACCGGCAACCAGGGGGTCAACGACGTCACTCCCTCCCAGGGCGCCTGA
- the modB gene encoding molybdate ABC transporter permease subunit translates to MKQMSPTARSAQQSVQRPARALLGRGRAARSPLPVLVTVLAILGGCAIILPLMGMGTRVSWGQLPQLLGTPSAQAALWLSIRTCLTATLVCVALGIPLALLLSRSWPGVRFARVLAILPMTMPPVVAGIALLATFGRRGVFGTYLEAWDAPIAFTTTAVVLAQVFVAMPYLVVTLEAALRSRDTQAETTARTLGAGPWRVLTQITLPLAAPALARGTALALGRSLGEFGATIAFAGSREGVTRTMPLAIYLEKESDAATALALAVVLIGMSFIIVGATTVDWSGLVGALLSGRRERAEQEVSSSSEPSSDEESDGDVPSSASTASTEPPQGTGRGQDLHVTFELPERDVVVNLEVEAGRTTALIGPNGSGKSTVCSVVAGLLDAENGHVVLGGRVLDGPGGFVRAGRRQVALLSQQPGVFTHMSVLGNVMFALRCQGVGRLEATRRARAELAAVGADHLASRSGGALSGGQAARVALARALATGPRLLVLDEPMAALDVTARQEMRRLVARRCAEEGLTLLLVTHDVLDLTALAEDVVVLDRGRVVEQGPTARVLPAPRSDFVARLTGTAVLTGVVDGDAEAPGLRLPSGQVVHGRPREDAPDGWVGEQRHRDNHDEVHEALHPGAPGIALVPPDAVALYRQAPHGSPRNVLSGRVTGLERSGALVSVRLELEEGQRLSAAVTAGAVAELGITEGREICCVIKAVQVRILARRG, encoded by the coding sequence GTGAAGCAGATGTCCCCCACTGCGCGCTCCGCGCAGCAGTCGGTACAGCGGCCCGCCCGCGCCCTCCTGGGGCGTGGGCGGGCCGCTCGTTCCCCTCTGCCGGTACTCGTCACTGTCCTGGCGATCCTGGGGGGCTGCGCCATCATCCTGCCTCTGATGGGCATGGGCACTCGTGTGTCCTGGGGGCAGCTGCCCCAGTTGCTGGGAACGCCGTCGGCGCAGGCCGCCCTCTGGTTGTCGATTCGTACCTGCCTGACTGCCACACTCGTCTGCGTGGCGCTGGGCATACCACTGGCACTGCTTCTGTCCCGCAGCTGGCCGGGGGTGAGATTCGCACGAGTCCTCGCGATCCTGCCGATGACGATGCCGCCGGTGGTTGCCGGTATCGCGCTGCTGGCGACCTTCGGACGTCGGGGCGTGTTCGGCACCTACCTGGAGGCCTGGGATGCTCCGATCGCCTTCACGACGACCGCCGTCGTGCTCGCCCAGGTCTTCGTCGCCATGCCTTACCTGGTGGTCACTCTGGAGGCGGCGCTGCGCAGCCGCGACACTCAGGCCGAGACCACTGCTCGAACCCTGGGGGCGGGGCCCTGGCGGGTGCTGACGCAGATCACGCTGCCGCTGGCGGCTCCTGCACTGGCCCGGGGCACCGCCCTGGCTCTGGGCCGGAGCCTGGGTGAGTTCGGGGCGACCATCGCCTTCGCGGGTTCCCGGGAGGGCGTCACCCGCACCATGCCGCTGGCCATCTACCTGGAGAAGGAGAGCGACGCGGCCACGGCCCTGGCCCTCGCAGTCGTGCTCATCGGGATGTCGTTCATCATCGTCGGGGCCACGACCGTGGACTGGTCCGGTCTGGTCGGTGCGCTGCTGAGTGGTCGCCGGGAGCGGGCCGAGCAGGAGGTCTCCTCGTCGTCCGAGCCCTCCTCGGATGAGGAATCCGACGGCGACGTGCCCTCTTCCGCGAGCACCGCGTCCACCGAACCGCCCCAGGGCACCGGGCGCGGCCAGGACCTGCACGTCACCTTCGAGCTGCCGGAGCGCGATGTCGTCGTCAACCTGGAGGTGGAGGCGGGGCGCACGACGGCGCTCATCGGCCCCAATGGCTCAGGCAAGTCGACGGTCTGCTCCGTGGTGGCCGGCCTGCTTGACGCCGAGAACGGTCACGTGGTGCTCGGCGGACGAGTCCTGGACGGCCCCGGGGGCTTCGTGCGGGCGGGGCGGCGCCAGGTGGCGCTGCTCAGCCAGCAGCCGGGCGTCTTCACCCACATGTCGGTGCTGGGCAACGTGATGTTCGCGCTGCGCTGCCAGGGGGTGGGCCGCCTGGAGGCGACGCGCCGGGCCCGCGCCGAGCTGGCCGCCGTCGGGGCCGATCACCTGGCCTCCCGTTCGGGAGGCGCGCTCTCGGGCGGGCAGGCGGCCCGGGTGGCGCTGGCCCGGGCGCTGGCGACGGGCCCTCGCCTGCTGGTCCTGGACGAGCCGATGGCCGCCCTTGACGTCACCGCCCGCCAGGAGATGCGCCGCCTGGTGGCACGCCGATGCGCTGAGGAGGGGCTGACGCTGCTGCTGGTGACCCATGACGTCCTGGACCTGACGGCTCTGGCCGAGGACGTCGTCGTCCTGGACCGTGGCCGAGTCGTGGAGCAGGGGCCGACGGCGCGGGTCCTGCCCGCGCCGCGTTCGGACTTCGTCGCCCGCCTGACGGGGACGGCCGTACTCACCGGGGTCGTTGACGGCGACGCCGAGGCGCCGGGATTGCGCCTGCCGTCGGGGCAGGTCGTTCATGGCCGCCCCCGGGAGGATGCCCCTGACGGGTGGGTCGGCGAGCAGCGCCACCGGGACAACCACGACGAGGTCCACGAGGCCCTGCACCCCGGAGCGCCGGGAATTGCGCTGGTACCGCCCGACGCCGTCGCCCTCTACAGGCAGGCGCCGCACGGCAGTCCCCGCAACGTCCTGTCCGGCCGCGTGACGGGTCTGGAGCGCTCGGGGGCGCTGGTGAGCGTGCGCCTGGAGCTGGAGGAGGGGCAGCGGCTGTCGGCGGCGGTCACCGCGGGTGCCGTGGCCGAGCTCGGCATCACCGAGGGCCGGGAGATCTGCTGCGTCATCAAGGCTGTTCAGGTGCGTATCCTGGCTCGCCGGGGTTGA
- a CDS encoding DMT family transporter gives MSFDAALIRAVDQPAGVLSLWRGVLICAAMVLAAGVCHVAGVKQRWDNEWAAWGNGLMFGMASVAFVYSIESTSAANTLFIMATMPVWSAVLGRVFLRASIDRPTVLAILASLAGMTVIFASQLSSAAGRGELLALLAAVSMSGGFVCSSRRRSSPFLTTAVGGALCALTAAALLHGVEAPDESSSWLPLVAEGFVVMPVGLVCLSVGPKFLPVHHVAIFVLAETVLGPVWVWLFFRENPGAASLVGGSVVIGAIIGLNTYYIRRSRRERAGAT, from the coding sequence ATGTCCTTCGATGCAGCCCTCATCCGTGCCGTAGATCAGCCGGCCGGGGTGTTGTCGTTGTGGCGCGGCGTGCTGATATGCGCTGCCATGGTGCTGGCGGCAGGAGTCTGCCACGTTGCTGGAGTAAAGCAACGCTGGGACAACGAGTGGGCTGCTTGGGGTAACGGACTGATGTTCGGGATGGCATCGGTGGCGTTCGTGTACTCCATCGAGAGCACTTCCGCCGCTAACACGCTTTTTATCATGGCTACCATGCCGGTATGGTCGGCAGTTCTGGGACGAGTGTTTCTTCGAGCCAGCATCGACCGGCCGACGGTCCTGGCGATCCTGGCGTCGCTGGCCGGTATGACGGTCATCTTCGCTTCACAGCTGTCCAGCGCCGCAGGTCGGGGGGAACTGCTGGCCCTGCTGGCTGCCGTGTCGATGAGCGGTGGTTTCGTATGCTCCTCCAGACGCCGCTCCAGCCCTTTCCTCACCACTGCCGTCGGTGGGGCGCTGTGCGCACTCACCGCTGCTGCCCTTCTGCACGGGGTCGAGGCTCCTGATGAGTCCTCCTCATGGCTGCCTCTGGTGGCCGAGGGCTTCGTGGTCATGCCGGTCGGTCTGGTCTGCTTATCGGTTGGGCCGAAGTTCCTGCCCGTGCACCATGTGGCGATCTTCGTGTTGGCGGAGACGGTGCTGGGCCCGGTGTGGGTGTGGCTGTTCTTCCGTGAGAATCCCGGGGCGGCCTCACTCGTAGGTGGGTCGGTGGTCATCGGGGCGATCATCGGCCTCAACACGTACTACATTCGCCGCTCAAGGAGGGAGAGAGCGGGTGCGACGTGA
- a CDS encoding NUDIX hydrolase — translation MRRDKRDMGESPPVIKCAAVVLRGNSMLLVRKRGTTDLISPGGKLERGESHVACLARELDEELGVSLVSATYFGTYDDVSIFDRSRMITLFVYMCDIVGDPVPRSEIEAVEWVPVTCSPGDGSTFQSRVIPDIARMRGQC, via the coding sequence GTGCGACGTGATAAGCGTGACATGGGGGAGAGTCCGCCAGTCATCAAGTGCGCTGCGGTCGTCCTCCGCGGGAACAGCATGCTGCTTGTCCGCAAGCGTGGTACGACCGACCTCATTTCTCCTGGAGGCAAGCTGGAGAGGGGGGAATCGCATGTCGCCTGCCTCGCTCGTGAGCTTGATGAGGAACTCGGGGTCTCGTTGGTGTCGGCCACCTACTTTGGTACCTACGATGACGTCTCCATCTTCGACCGGAGCAGGATGATCACCCTATTCGTCTACATGTGCGATATTGTGGGCGACCCGGTCCCTCGCTCTGAGATCGAGGCCGTAGAATGGGTCCCCGTGACCTGCTCGCCAGGCGATGGGTCAACCTTTCAGAGCAGGGTCATTCCTGATATTGCAAGGATGCGTGGCCAATGCTGA
- the narJ gene encoding nitrate reductase molybdenum cofactor assembly chaperone produces the protein MVSFVRAPRVLQTPAEVYLTASQRATVHMAASLLLDYPAEGTLETRLNAVEAELATLPAEVAVLLEEFVAQARRRGERAMAEHYVEVFDRRRRCCLYLTYYTVGDTRHRGAALLAFKQALAAAGYEMAADELPDYLPVVLELSARSGDEVASALLSSHREGIEVLRSALADAASPYAGLVEAVSMTLPQIDGATAERVRALVAAGPPTETVGVTDTLPFPTIPVRNPSLSGAPTVPGSVPVAVPSPSRAARRA, from the coding sequence ATGGTCTCCTTCGTCCGCGCCCCCAGGGTCCTTCAGACCCCTGCCGAGGTGTACCTGACGGCCTCTCAGCGAGCCACCGTGCACATGGCGGCCTCGCTGCTGCTGGACTACCCGGCCGAGGGCACTCTGGAGACGCGTCTGAACGCCGTCGAGGCCGAGCTGGCCACGCTGCCGGCGGAGGTCGCCGTCCTCCTGGAGGAGTTCGTCGCTCAGGCGCGGCGCCGCGGCGAGCGGGCCATGGCCGAGCACTACGTGGAGGTCTTCGACCGCCGTCGGCGCTGCTGCCTGTACCTGACGTACTACACGGTGGGCGACACCCGGCACCGGGGCGCCGCGCTACTGGCCTTCAAGCAGGCGCTGGCGGCGGCCGGCTACGAGATGGCCGCTGACGAGCTGCCCGACTACCTGCCGGTGGTCCTCGAGCTGTCCGCGCGCAGCGGTGACGAGGTGGCCAGTGCGCTTCTGTCCTCCCACCGTGAGGGCATCGAGGTGCTGCGCAGCGCCCTGGCCGACGCCGCCTCCCCCTACGCGGGGCTGGTGGAGGCCGTCTCGATGACCCTGCCGCAGATCGACGGGGCCACCGCCGAGCGCGTGCGCGCCCTCGTGGCGGCCGGACCTCCCACCGAGACCGTCGGTGTCACCGACACCCTGCCCTTCCCGACCATTCCCGTGCGCAACCCGAGTCTGTCCGGTGCACCTACTGTGCCGGGCTCCGTACCAGTCGCCGTTCCTTCCCCCTCACGAGCAGCCAGGAGAGCATGA
- the narH gene encoding nitrate reductase subunit beta, with the protein MKVMAQIAMVMNLDKCIGCHTCSVTCKQAWTNREGTEYMWFNNVETRPGVGYPKGWEDQDTWCGGWERTASGRLRPRSGGRLRRLVNIFANPEMPTVEDYYEPWTYEYDRLLSAPKDSPALPVARAKSQLTGEYMPTIKWGPNWDDDLGGSMETLQQDPIIEAMSTKVRTDIESAFMFYLPRICEHCLNPTCVSACPSGAMYKRTEDGIVLVDQDACRGWRMCVSSCPYKKVYFNHATGKAEKCTLCYPRLEIGEPTVCSETCVGRLRYLGVLLYDADRVSQAAAVKDPQDLYMAQREILLNPHDPEVVAGARAEGVPDNWIEAAQASPIWDLIDTYEVALPLHPEYRTMPMVWYIPPLSPVVDEVAAAGLDGENYKVLLTAVSDMRIPLEYLAGLFTAGETNTVELVLRRLAAMRSHMRDVRLGREPDPAIAASVGLDGKKLEAMYRLLAIAKYDDRYVIPTAKPEVPRGMESMGNDVKTLLGEGAPAGCHPDVASFHGQGAAGGVNNGPVSLPLPTVRREPVPAAGPGMPQVGVPQPVGQAQAADSSAGAASTGPAVAAPRDL; encoded by the coding sequence ATGAAGGTCATGGCCCAGATCGCAATGGTGATGAACCTCGACAAGTGCATCGGCTGCCACACCTGTTCAGTGACCTGCAAGCAGGCCTGGACCAACCGCGAGGGCACCGAGTACATGTGGTTCAACAACGTCGAAACCCGCCCCGGTGTCGGCTACCCCAAGGGCTGGGAGGACCAGGACACCTGGTGCGGCGGCTGGGAGCGCACGGCCTCGGGTCGCCTGCGGCCCCGCTCGGGCGGGCGCCTGCGCCGGTTGGTCAACATCTTCGCCAACCCGGAGATGCCCACGGTCGAGGACTACTACGAGCCGTGGACCTACGAGTACGACCGTCTGCTCTCGGCACCCAAGGACTCCCCGGCGCTCCCGGTGGCGCGAGCCAAGAGCCAGCTGACCGGCGAGTACATGCCCACCATCAAGTGGGGTCCCAACTGGGACGACGATCTGGGCGGCTCCATGGAGACCCTCCAGCAGGACCCGATCATCGAGGCGATGAGCACGAAGGTGCGCACCGACATCGAGTCGGCCTTCATGTTCTACCTGCCGCGCATCTGCGAGCACTGCCTCAACCCCACCTGCGTGTCCGCATGCCCGTCGGGCGCCATGTACAAGCGCACCGAGGACGGCATCGTCCTGGTGGACCAGGACGCCTGCCGCGGCTGGCGCATGTGCGTGTCCTCCTGCCCCTACAAGAAGGTCTACTTCAACCACGCCACCGGCAAGGCCGAGAAGTGCACCCTGTGCTACCCGCGCCTGGAGATCGGCGAGCCCACCGTGTGCTCGGAGACCTGCGTGGGACGCCTGCGCTACCTGGGCGTCCTCCTTTACGACGCCGACCGCGTCTCGCAGGCCGCCGCCGTCAAGGACCCGCAGGACCTCTACATGGCCCAGCGCGAGATCCTCCTCAACCCCCACGACCCCGAGGTCGTGGCGGGCGCGCGCGCCGAGGGCGTCCCGGACAACTGGATCGAGGCCGCCCAGGCCTCCCCCATCTGGGACCTCATCGACACCTACGAGGTGGCCCTGCCCCTGCACCCCGAGTACCGCACCATGCCGATGGTCTGGTACATCCCGCCGCTCTCCCCGGTCGTCGACGAGGTTGCGGCCGCCGGCCTGGACGGCGAGAACTACAAGGTGCTGCTGACGGCCGTCTCCGACATGCGCATCCCGCTGGAGTACCTGGCGGGCCTGTTCACGGCCGGTGAGACCAACACGGTTGAGCTCGTGCTGCGGCGTCTGGCCGCGATGCGCTCCCACATGCGCGACGTGCGCCTGGGCCGCGAGCCCGACCCGGCCATCGCCGCCTCTGTGGGCCTGGACGGCAAGAAGCTGGAGGCCATGTACCGCCTGCTGGCCATTGCCAAGTACGACGACCGCTACGTCATCCCCACCGCCAAGCCCGAGGTCCCCCGCGGCATGGAGTCCATGGGCAACGACGTCAAGACCCTCCTGGGTGAGGGCGCCCCGGCCGGATGCCACCCCGACGTCGCCTCCTTCCACGGCCAGGGCGCTGCCGGCGGCGTCAACAACGGCCCGGTGAGCCTGCCGCTGCCGACGGTGCGCCGCGAGCCGGTGCCGGCTGCCGGCCCGGGCATGCCGCAGGTCGGTGTGCCTCAGCCGGTGGGGCAGGCTCAGGCGGCCGACTCCTCCGCAGGGGCAGCCTCGACCGGCCCTGCGGTCGCAGCCCCGAGGGACCTCTGA
- the moeB gene encoding molybdopterin-synthase adenylyltransferase MoeB — protein MREGLVSTVDRSTRDGVCSSVVAEERLRPLSRDELERYHRNALVPQVGVVGQQRIRASRVLLIGAGGLGAPAALYLAAAGVETIGLIDDDDVDVSNLQRQVIHATAAVGRPKVDSAAEAIRALNPDVEVVAHRTRLTADNARDLLGGWDVVIDGTDNFPTRYLVNDAAVMLGLPLVHGAVLGFNGQVGVFDARRGPCYRCLHPAPPPAGSVPSCAEAGVLGVLPGIIGTMQAAEALKLVIGGGQPLLGRLAMLDAWGAHLREIPVAKNPACPVCGENPSITTLVPETDACVSPRTPKADTQPQEPGSGDVVRRQPRSSESSYAASPRIQGGGEVLEPGAGVETVSAAGLRRLLEGAEPPALLDVREDIEVALEPMEGALHIPLREVVARMDELDGDRPTVVVCAAGVRSVRAIEALSAANYPGRLINLEGGMKAWAAGAAD, from the coding sequence ATGAGGGAGGGCCTTGTGAGCACCGTTGACCGAAGCACTCGCGATGGCGTCTGCAGTTCGGTGGTCGCTGAGGAGCGTCTGCGGCCGCTGAGCCGCGATGAGCTGGAGCGCTACCACCGCAACGCGCTCGTGCCGCAGGTGGGGGTCGTGGGGCAGCAGCGCATCCGCGCGTCCCGGGTCCTGCTCATCGGTGCCGGCGGGCTCGGGGCGCCGGCGGCCCTGTACCTGGCGGCCGCCGGGGTGGAGACGATCGGGCTCATTGACGACGACGACGTCGACGTGTCCAACCTGCAACGCCAGGTCATCCATGCCACGGCCGCCGTGGGGCGCCCCAAGGTGGACTCGGCGGCCGAGGCGATCAGGGCGCTCAATCCCGACGTTGAGGTCGTTGCCCACCGGACTCGGTTGACGGCGGACAATGCCCGGGACCTACTGGGCGGCTGGGACGTGGTCATTGACGGCACGGACAACTTCCCCACGCGGTACCTGGTCAACGACGCCGCCGTCATGCTGGGGCTGCCGCTGGTGCACGGGGCGGTGCTGGGGTTCAACGGGCAGGTGGGGGTCTTCGATGCGCGCCGGGGCCCGTGCTACCGGTGCCTGCACCCCGCTCCACCGCCCGCAGGATCGGTGCCCTCCTGTGCGGAGGCGGGGGTGCTGGGGGTACTGCCCGGCATCATCGGGACGATGCAGGCCGCCGAGGCGCTCAAGCTGGTGATCGGCGGCGGGCAGCCGCTGCTGGGGAGGCTGGCGATGCTTGACGCCTGGGGGGCGCATCTGCGGGAGATTCCGGTGGCGAAGAACCCGGCCTGCCCGGTGTGCGGGGAGAACCCGAGTATCACGACGCTGGTTCCGGAGACTGATGCCTGCGTGAGTCCCCGGACTCCCAAGGCCGACACGCAGCCGCAGGAGCCCGGCTCCGGGGACGTCGTCCGCCGGCAGCCCAGGAGTTCCGAGTCCAGCTACGCTGCGTCCCCTCGGATTCAGGGAGGCGGTGAGGTCCTGGAGCCCGGGGCAGGGGTGGAGACCGTCTCAGCTGCCGGGCTGAGGAGGCTCCTGGAGGGCGCCGAGCCGCCGGCGCTGCTGGACGTGCGTGAGGACATCGAGGTGGCGCTCGAGCCGATGGAGGGCGCGCTGCACATTCCGCTGCGCGAGGTCGTGGCACGGATGGACGAGCTGGATGGGGATCGTCCGACCGTGGTCGTATGCGCCGCTGGCGTGCGCTCGGTCCGAGCCATCGAGGCACTAAGCGCAGCGAATTACCCCGGTCGGCTTATCAACCTCGAGGGCGGCATGAAGGCCTGGGCGGCCGGAGCAGCCGACTGA
- a CDS encoding HAD hydrolase family protein, with the protein MLSSPVGVVTDLDGTVVFGRVADPRLSPFIRRAAGREDISVIVATSRAPRGMAEVLGDAVACLEGSVCLNGALLRLGDKERRYPMRADHVRAVVDAAFRAGMPLYVDQGSSFTALAGHDPAADPWSGEVSEAVSDFAESPETGVEKKSRRRDSQDSGTAQGLWDGLEHMRDYPDGTWCTDPAQVPTEDVLKVTVVSKRCRGRAGQDIIRQSITDPLQGAAGPGTRAADAQDTGGPEPASTLQDSLGLRLDGVVAYPHEDGVVDVCAAGVDKSVCMRLPAASGGAGTMGGTAIMGQSPALRHRPVSTWVAVGNDANDVEMICAADIGVIVGDGLKEVRARRQTVRVPSRPGAVVSILEQLLELHH; encoded by the coding sequence ATGCTGAGCAGCCCGGTGGGCGTAGTGACAGACCTGGACGGGACCGTCGTCTTCGGCCGAGTCGCCGATCCCCGGCTGTCCCCCTTTATCAGGCGGGCCGCGGGACGTGAGGACATATCGGTCATCGTGGCGACCTCGCGTGCACCCCGAGGAATGGCCGAGGTACTGGGCGACGCCGTGGCCTGCCTGGAAGGCTCGGTCTGCCTCAACGGGGCTCTCTTGCGCCTAGGAGACAAGGAGAGGCGCTACCCCATGAGGGCTGATCACGTCCGCGCCGTCGTGGACGCCGCCTTCCGCGCGGGCATGCCCCTCTACGTGGACCAGGGCAGCTCTTTCACTGCACTGGCGGGCCATGACCCCGCCGCAGATCCGTGGTCGGGGGAAGTGTCTGAAGCGGTCTCAGATTTCGCTGAGTCTCCAGAGACAGGGGTGGAGAAGAAGTCCCGGCGAAGGGACAGCCAAGATTCCGGGACGGCACAGGGCCTCTGGGACGGCCTGGAGCACATGCGGGACTACCCGGATGGCACGTGGTGCACCGACCCGGCGCAGGTACCGACTGAGGATGTGCTCAAGGTGACGGTCGTCAGCAAAAGGTGCCGGGGCCGTGCGGGGCAGGACATCATCAGGCAGAGCATTACTGATCCGCTACAAGGAGCGGCTGGTCCGGGTACGAGGGCTGCTGACGCGCAGGATACGGGTGGGCCGGAGCCCGCGAGCACTCTCCAGGACTCGCTGGGGCTACGCCTCGACGGCGTCGTCGCCTACCCGCACGAGGACGGCGTGGTCGATGTCTGCGCGGCAGGGGTGGACAAGAGCGTCTGCATGAGGCTGCCGGCCGCCTCGGGAGGTGCGGGTACCATGGGAGGGACAGCCATCATGGGGCAGTCACCGGCCCTTCGCCATCGACCCGTCTCCACGTGGGTCGCGGTAGGCAACGACGCCAACGACGTGGAGATGATCTGCGCGGCAGACATCGGTGTCATTGTCGGGGACGGGCTGAAAGAGGTCAGGGCAAGGAGGCAGACGGTCCGCGTCCCCTCACGCCCTGGCGCGGTGGTGTCCATTCTGGAGCAGCTGCTTGAGCTGCACCACTGA